From the Leptospirales bacterium genome, one window contains:
- a CDS encoding PAS domain S-box protein: MSSIQNDARVVWPHNQTSGFEGRERSVAGRILIVEDSSTQAAALRALLESAGFEIELAGDGPSALTALPLFHPDLVITDIVMPGMTGFELCSRIKAEAEWSQTPVMLLTSLNDTQDIIHALECGADNFLTKPYNVQYLVSRIRQLMASLELRQGGKMQLGVELIFGNRRHFITAERQQILDLLLSTYEAAQLRNSELARASDELQVMNERLEELVQERTAQLNDKVHALETTQTALQAEKEFTTHVVQSSPLLIVELDAMGHILFINGAVESMLGYHPEECLGKAWSDLMRGEALLGRLKVQLEDAGAARPQSKELAARHRDGTERIIAWTALPPLKRGGDPGCMAIGLNLTDLRQAERENQKQERLFRDLLESAPDAMVIVDQRGVIEIVNSQAERLFGCRREELLGQPMDMLLPDEEREAYRQRLLIHFSQNAEGQAAAAVELYGRKSDGRKFPVEVSLSPIRSGETMLVASAIRDISDRRAAERALRERDRQLHETQELARISGWEIDSTDDRHIWTAEALQLLGLQTADSACGIDGLLELLDAEGREQVESAYRELVNHLVPFILECRVVRENRPDQWLQMRGVVVSEDGGRQRLAGTIQDVTERMELTLQLNQSAKLATLGEMATGVAHELNQPLNAIRISSTMVRDALAAEDLDREFIAARLDRIQDMVDRMSRFVSHMRTFGRKSGQSRVNIDPNQPIRSALEFLEQKLKNAGVEVDLQLSDGLPLVLADAINFEQVYINLIVNALHALELRSDSETEPRLILKSETSGERIITSVANNGPAIPASVLPRIFEPFFTTKEAGKGTGLGLSISFNLIQSHGGELTVESDDHWTVFRISLPALAAREAGRAGVFS, encoded by the coding sequence ATGAGCTCAATTCAGAATGATGCACGAGTCGTCTGGCCGCATAATCAGACATCGGGCTTCGAAGGGCGCGAGCGCAGCGTCGCCGGACGAATCCTCATTGTAGAAGACAGTTCCACGCAGGCCGCGGCATTGCGCGCGCTTCTGGAGTCTGCGGGCTTTGAGATTGAACTGGCTGGCGATGGCCCCTCCGCTCTGACGGCGCTGCCCTTGTTTCATCCCGATCTGGTCATTACCGACATCGTCATGCCTGGCATGACCGGATTTGAGCTCTGCTCGCGCATCAAAGCAGAAGCGGAATGGTCGCAGACGCCGGTCATGCTGCTCACTTCCTTGAACGATACACAGGACATCATTCATGCCCTGGAGTGCGGCGCGGACAATTTCTTAACGAAGCCATACAATGTGCAATATCTGGTTTCCCGGATTCGACAATTGATGGCCAGTCTGGAACTCCGCCAGGGCGGCAAAATGCAGCTCGGCGTAGAGCTGATCTTTGGCAACCGTCGACACTTCATTACCGCGGAACGACAGCAAATTCTGGACTTGCTGCTTTCCACCTACGAAGCCGCACAGCTGCGCAACAGCGAACTGGCGCGCGCCAGCGACGAATTGCAAGTTATGAACGAGCGACTCGAAGAGCTGGTACAGGAACGAACCGCTCAGCTCAACGATAAAGTGCATGCTCTGGAAACCACTCAGACAGCCTTGCAGGCGGAGAAGGAATTCACGACACACGTGGTACAATCCTCGCCGCTGTTGATCGTCGAACTTGATGCAATGGGCCATATCCTCTTTATCAATGGCGCTGTCGAATCGATGCTTGGCTATCATCCGGAGGAGTGTCTGGGAAAGGCCTGGAGCGACCTGATGCGCGGCGAGGCGCTGCTGGGACGGCTGAAGGTACAACTGGAGGACGCTGGCGCCGCGCGGCCGCAAAGCAAAGAGCTGGCGGCACGACATCGAGATGGTACAGAACGGATCATCGCCTGGACCGCTCTTCCGCCCTTGAAGCGCGGCGGCGACCCTGGCTGCATGGCCATTGGCTTGAACCTCACGGATCTGCGCCAGGCCGAACGCGAAAATCAAAAACAAGAGCGCCTCTTTCGCGACCTGCTGGAATCCGCGCCGGACGCAATGGTCATTGTAGATCAGCGCGGCGTGATCGAGATCGTCAATTCGCAGGCTGAAAGACTCTTTGGCTGCCGCCGCGAGGAGCTTCTGGGGCAGCCAATGGATATGCTGCTGCCCGACGAAGAACGCGAAGCCTACCGCCAGCGGCTCTTGATCCACTTTTCACAAAACGCAGAGGGGCAGGCCGCTGCGGCGGTAGAACTCTACGGTCGCAAGAGCGATGGTCGCAAGTTTCCAGTGGAAGTCAGTTTGAGTCCGATTCGTAGCGGCGAAACCATGTTGGTAGCCAGCGCCATCCGTGACATCTCCGATCGGCGCGCAGCGGAACGTGCGCTTCGTGAACGCGATCGCCAGCTGCATGAAACGCAAGAACTGGCGCGGATCAGCGGCTGGGAAATCGATTCGACCGATGACCGGCACATCTGGACGGCCGAGGCGCTGCAACTGCTTGGGCTGCAAACGGCCGATAGCGCCTGCGGCATCGACGGACTGTTAGAGCTGCTGGATGCCGAGGGTCGAGAGCAAGTAGAGAGCGCGTATCGTGAATTGGTCAACCATCTTGTTCCCTTCATTCTTGAATGCCGGGTAGTGCGTGAGAACCGTCCCGATCAATGGCTGCAAATGCGCGGCGTTGTTGTTTCAGAAGATGGCGGTCGGCAGCGCCTGGCCGGTACAATTCAAGATGTTACGGAGCGCATGGAACTGACGCTGCAGCTGAACCAGTCGGCCAAGCTGGCGACGCTCGGAGAAATGGCAACCGGCGTGGCCCACGAGCTCAATCAACCTTTGAATGCGATTCGGATTTCCAGCACCATGGTGCGCGATGCTCTGGCGGCCGAGGATCTGGACCGCGAATTCATCGCCGCTCGATTGGATCGAATTCAGGATATGGTCGATCGCATGAGCCGCTTTGTATCGCACATGCGTACCTTTGGCCGCAAAAGCGGTCAATCGCGGGTCAACATCGATCCCAACCAGCCGATTCGGAGCGCGCTGGAGTTTCTGGAGCAGAAGCTGAAGAACGCCGGCGTCGAAGTGGATTTGCAGCTTTCCGATGGATTGCCGCTTGTTCTGGCTGACGCAATCAACTTTGAACAGGTCTACATCAATCTGATTGTAAACGCTCTGCACGCTCTGGAGCTGCGCAGCGACTCGGAAACAGAGCCAAGACTGATTCTGAAATCGGAGACGTCTGGCGAGCGCATAATTACCTCGGTAGCCAACAACGGCCCGGCCATTCCGGCTTCGGTTTTGCCGCGAATCTTTGAACCATTCTTTACCACTAAAGAGGCGGGCAAGGGCACGGGGCTGGGGCTCTCAATTAGTTTTAACTTGATCCAATCGCATGGCGGCGAATTGACGGTGGAAAGCGATGATCACTGGACCGTCTTTCGGATCTCGCTGCCAGCGCTGGCGGCCCGCGAAGCTGGTCGGGCAGGAGTATTCTCGTGA
- a CDS encoding response regulator, giving the protein MKDSDVLDILLVDDEVEVTEELALYLETKGLHCSAVRGGREALQVIQQNPPRLVLTDYAMPRMTGLELLQQIHRLKPDLPVIMMSGNADLEVWAQALKDSAYDYLEKPLHLKGLLSAADRALRGEPSLWRRERAV; this is encoded by the coding sequence GTGAAAGATTCTGATGTTCTCGACATTTTGCTGGTCGACGACGAAGTCGAAGTAACCGAGGAGCTTGCGCTCTATTTGGAAACCAAGGGTCTTCATTGCAGCGCCGTCCGCGGTGGTCGCGAGGCTCTGCAGGTCATCCAGCAGAATCCGCCGCGGCTAGTTTTGACCGACTATGCCATGCCGCGTATGACCGGTCTGGAGCTGTTGCAGCAAATCCACAGGCTGAAGCCGGACCTTCCGGTTATCATGATGAGCGGCAATGCCGATCTGGAGGTCTGGGCGCAAGCGCTGAAAGACAGCGCCTACGATTATCTGGAAAAGCCGCTCCATTTGAAGGGCTTGCTTTCGGCCGCAGATCGTGCGCTGCGCGGCGAACCTTCCCTGTGGCGACGCGAGCGCGCAGTTTGA
- a CDS encoding response regulator produces the protein MNRKTKVMIVDDSATARALLELIFSSDPDFEVAGAAASGAEALAAIERIQPDLVTMDLHMPEMDGRETTRRLMQERPTPILMVSATTTAKDARHGLGALEAGALAFLQRPQGPGDPTFQSSAGEIRRLARLLSEVPVVRRRPALAAGATTPHRSSHRIRVLGIGGSTGAPMPLRTILGAIPAEAAYSIVVVQHISAGFQQGLIDWLASATRLEVREAKDKERLDVGVVYFPPENWHIGFHADQSIELSQAAPEHHARPSVSYLFRGLATTFGAASGGVLLSGMGEDGAAELLDIRRAGGLSIAQSEESCILHGMPGAAQHMDAAEFLLSPTDTGELLASLAAQGGSR, from the coding sequence ATGAATCGAAAGACTAAAGTTATGATTGTCGATGATTCGGCGACGGCGCGCGCCTTGCTGGAGCTAATATTTTCCAGCGATCCTGACTTCGAGGTTGCGGGCGCGGCGGCCAGCGGCGCCGAGGCGCTGGCTGCCATTGAAAGGATACAGCCAGATCTGGTGACTATGGATCTGCATATGCCAGAGATGGATGGTCGCGAGACGACGCGTCGCCTGATGCAAGAGCGTCCTACGCCAATCTTGATGGTCAGCGCCACCACTACCGCAAAGGACGCCCGCCACGGCCTTGGCGCTCTGGAGGCCGGCGCACTGGCTTTTCTACAGCGCCCCCAGGGGCCGGGCGATCCAACATTTCAGTCATCGGCCGGCGAGATTCGACGCCTGGCCAGATTGCTGAGCGAAGTTCCGGTCGTTCGGCGCCGGCCAGCGCTTGCAGCCGGCGCAACGACGCCGCACCGCTCTTCGCATCGTATTCGCGTCCTGGGCATCGGCGGTTCAACTGGAGCTCCTATGCCGCTGCGCACGATTCTGGGCGCGATTCCGGCCGAAGCAGCCTATTCAATTGTTGTGGTCCAACATATATCCGCTGGCTTCCAGCAAGGTTTGATCGACTGGCTTGCTTCCGCAACGCGCCTTGAGGTGCGCGAGGCAAAAGACAAAGAGCGCCTGGATGTCGGCGTCGTCTATTTCCCGCCAGAGAACTGGCACATCGGCTTTCATGCGGACCAGAGCATTGAGCTTTCTCAAGCCGCGCCCGAGCACCACGCTCGTCCCTCCGTCTCTTACCTCTTTCGAGGTCTGGCCACGACCTTTGGCGCTGCGAGCGGCGGCGTTTTGCTTTCCGGAATGGGCGAAGATGGCGCCGCAGAATTGCTGGATATCCGGCGCGCTGGCGGATTGTCCATCGCCCAATCAGAAGAGTCTTGCATTCTCCACGGCATGCCAGGCGCCGCGCAGCACATGGATGCCGCCGAATTTCTGCTCTCGCCAACGGATACTGGAGAGCTGCTGGCGTCGCTGGCGGCTCAGGGAGGCTCTCGATGA
- a CDS encoding response regulator has protein sequence MSKPKILLVDDEPVVCGELSVYLNRKGFQVSAATSVDDALELFEHEAPDAVITDYNMPRKNGIDLLREVKARDKLIPVLMVSGESDVRIAVQALHEEAFDFIPKPVDPEALVKAIGAAIERLREVRALDGTRVMKALYHELGGSGESVSLLTFHRALDERIKQRLIEDIGNLLAKNVLRKKAILIFKNVDYINNVGFNALVEIVRNLRAQGIRLVSAQIPSSILNYITTLGYVEYFNVILNLDEAMAHLADK, from the coding sequence ATGTCTAAGCCAAAAATCCTGCTGGTGGATGACGAGCCTGTGGTCTGCGGCGAACTCAGCGTCTACTTGAATCGCAAGGGCTTTCAGGTTTCCGCCGCCACCAGCGTCGATGACGCTCTCGAACTATTCGAGCATGAAGCGCCGGATGCCGTGATCACGGACTACAACATGCCGCGCAAGAATGGCATTGATCTTTTGCGCGAAGTCAAAGCGCGCGACAAACTGATTCCAGTCTTGATGGTCAGCGGCGAGTCTGATGTGCGTATTGCGGTTCAGGCGCTCCATGAAGAGGCCTTTGATTTCATTCCCAAGCCGGTGGATCCCGAGGCGCTGGTAAAGGCAATTGGCGCCGCAATCGAACGACTGCGCGAAGTGCGGGCATTGGACGGCACGCGGGTAATGAAGGCGCTCTACCACGAGCTTGGCGGATCGGGCGAGTCGGTTTCGCTTTTGACCTTTCACCGAGCGCTGGATGAGCGCATCAAGCAACGTCTGATTGAAGACATTGGCAACTTACTGGCCAAGAATGTCTTGCGCAAGAAGGCCATTTTGATTTTCAAGAATGTGGACTACATCAACAACGTCGGCTTTAACGCGCTTGTAGAAATCGTTCGCAATCTGCGCGCTCAGGGCATTCGCCTGGTAAGCGCTCAGATTCCCAGTTCCATTTTAAACTACATTACTACGCTGGGCTACGTCGAGTACTTTAATGTGATTCTGAATCTGGATGAGGCGATGGCGCATCTCGCGGATAAATAG
- a CDS encoding MBL fold metallo-hydrolase, translating into MRQATVLGSGNAFNSGGRAHAAYLLDSSGGERLLLDCGATTQLRLQQMNVDSLSIDAIALTHFHGDHFGGLPFLLLDMDILRQRQAPLTILGPQGVQAAVQSLLQVCYPGYWPGFDLRFVETVSGEERQIGEFFILALRMDHQPESLGYRITGPAGRSVAFSGDARLNESLQQLVRDVDLALVELTMETQTTPPVAHIALDEILGQRFPLSCRRLVYTHIHDTLAEAVVRLGLGEAASDGARYSLE; encoded by the coding sequence ATGAGGCAGGCTACGGTACTTGGCAGTGGCAATGCGTTTAACTCCGGTGGACGCGCCCATGCCGCCTACTTGCTGGATAGTTCGGGCGGCGAACGTCTGCTCCTTGATTGCGGCGCCACAACACAGTTGCGTCTGCAGCAGATGAATGTCGATAGCCTGAGCATCGATGCCATAGCTCTGACCCATTTCCATGGCGATCATTTTGGCGGCCTGCCCTTTCTGCTGCTGGACATGGATATCCTCCGCCAGCGACAGGCGCCGCTGACCATTCTGGGACCGCAAGGCGTGCAGGCGGCGGTACAGAGCCTCTTGCAAGTATGCTACCCCGGTTACTGGCCGGGCTTCGATCTGCGCTTCGTTGAAACAGTCAGCGGCGAAGAAAGACAGATTGGCGAGTTCTTCATCCTGGCGCTGCGTATGGATCACCAGCCGGAAAGTCTCGGTTATCGCATCACCGGACCGGCCGGGCGCAGCGTAGCCTTTTCGGGGGACGCACGCTTGAATGAAAGCCTGCAGCAATTGGTGCGCGATGTCGACCTGGCGCTGGTCGAGCTTACTATGGAAACGCAAACTACTCCCCCGGTGGCGCACATCGCCCTCGATGAAATCCTGGGCCAGCGCTTCCCGCTCTCCTGCCGCCGCCTGGTCTATACGCATATCCACGACACGCTGGCCGAAGCCGTGGTCCGCCTGGGCCTGGGCGAGGCGGCCAGCGACGGCGCCCGCTATAGCCTGGAATAA
- the pcnB gene encoding polynucleotide adenylyltransferase PcnB → MLRKILRFFRSRPADVEDILRYPEGKRIYREFHELRREQMDQDALKVINRLNRHGYRSYLVGGCVRDMILGRRPKDFDVVTSATPAQVRKAFTNSRSIGRRFKIVHVVFQGGKIIEVSTFRSLPQHRFESEEPDDYMLKRDNQFGSPREDAARRDFSINALFFDPRNESIIDYVGGYEDIKEGHIEVIGDADISFKEDPVRMLRAAKFCALLGFDMTQSLQKSIKRNRSEILKASTARLLEEYNKIFRTGKATQIFGAFADTGLLKTLMPEAWAASDLSRGRPFVDSSIGDRLHVADRMLTEREDLTTTLYLALLMADLVKDVFHNAVRGNIIDYVKAGIQPLCKRLQIAGKDQDRLLQIFMSQPRFWQKDAGRGGRRRRFNPELFRDKIFFYESFMLFKIYALAAGDEESIQKSMFWEIGPRMRPPESHKLVTLFPGRRSQRVRPEGGGDRPRDRSRDGRDSRDGRDSRDGRGRRGRGRGRGERSAAAALDEDPELEESSRPDEYESGESSGGADPNFESGRADDNGRFESMAAPSSASNADADERNAARYDDGTETQEAQGGPR, encoded by the coding sequence ATGCTTCGCAAGATCCTCCGCTTTTTTCGATCCCGCCCCGCCGACGTTGAAGACATTCTGCGTTATCCAGAAGGAAAGCGGATATACCGGGAATTCCATGAACTCCGTCGGGAGCAAATGGATCAGGACGCTCTCAAGGTCATCAATCGACTGAATCGACACGGCTATCGCTCCTATCTGGTAGGCGGCTGTGTGCGCGATATGATCCTGGGCCGACGGCCCAAGGATTTTGATGTAGTTACCTCAGCGACGCCGGCGCAGGTTCGCAAAGCATTTACCAACAGTCGTTCCATTGGCCGCCGCTTCAAGATTGTTCATGTCGTCTTTCAAGGCGGAAAAATCATAGAGGTGTCCACGTTTCGTAGCCTGCCGCAGCATCGCTTCGAGTCAGAAGAGCCTGACGACTACATGCTGAAACGGGACAATCAGTTTGGTTCGCCTCGCGAAGATGCAGCGCGCCGCGACTTTTCCATCAACGCTCTATTCTTTGATCCGCGCAACGAGAGCATCATTGATTACGTAGGCGGCTACGAAGATATCAAAGAAGGCCACATCGAAGTCATAGGCGATGCCGACATCTCCTTTAAAGAAGATCCGGTGCGCATGCTGCGCGCGGCTAAATTTTGCGCGCTGCTTGGCTTTGACATGACGCAATCGCTGCAGAAGTCCATCAAGCGTAACCGCAGTGAAATTTTGAAGGCCAGCACGGCGCGCCTGTTGGAAGAGTACAACAAGATCTTTCGCACTGGAAAGGCGACGCAAATTTTCGGGGCCTTCGCCGACACCGGCCTGTTGAAGACGCTGATGCCTGAGGCATGGGCCGCCTCCGATCTATCGCGCGGGCGGCCTTTTGTTGATTCCAGCATCGGCGATCGTCTGCACGTCGCCGACCGTATGCTCACCGAGCGAGAGGACCTGACGACGACGCTCTACCTGGCGCTGTTGATGGCCGATCTGGTGAAGGACGTTTTTCACAATGCGGTGCGCGGCAACATCATCGACTATGTCAAAGCGGGCATTCAGCCGCTGTGCAAACGCCTGCAAATTGCAGGCAAAGACCAGGATCGGCTGTTGCAAATCTTCATGAGCCAGCCTCGGTTCTGGCAAAAAGATGCCGGTCGCGGCGGCCGTCGTCGTCGCTTCAATCCGGAGCTCTTTCGCGATAAGATATTCTTCTACGAATCGTTTATGCTTTTTAAGATCTATGCCCTTGCGGCCGGAGATGAGGAGAGCATTCAGAAATCGATGTTCTGGGAAATTGGCCCGCGCATGCGTCCGCCGGAAAGCCACAAGCTGGTCACTCTCTTTCCAGGCCGCCGCTCGCAACGCGTTCGCCCGGAAGGCGGCGGCGATCGGCCGCGGGATCGATCGCGCGACGGCCGGGACAGTCGCGACGGCCGGGATAGCCGCGATGGGCGCGGTCGCCGCGGTCGCGGCCGAGGACGCGGCGAACGTTCGGCCGCAGCGGCGCTCGATGAGGACCCAGAACTGGAAGAATCCAGCCGGCCCGATGAGTATGAATCCGGCGAATCATCTGGCGGCGCCGATCCAAACTTCGAGTCAGGGCGGGCGGATGACAACGGTCGCTTCGAAAGTATGGCAGCTCCGTCATCCGCTTCGAATGCGGACGCCGATGAACGCAATGCCGCCCGCTACGATGATGGGACAGAGACACAAGAAGCGCAAGGCGGGCCACGCTGA
- a CDS encoding M23 family metallopeptidase — MRLSERLRFRTQLLRRRLGERRRRGWNGVSILILRGESAEAPLTLRINYYALAFAGALALVAPAAAIATIVERRVAQSERIRVAESRRSLLNLMSSLTREKERMIERAGEQSAEIRGISYAETDEGEAVNFPRPSAPDDGAPAADRLSYDLAISRRMNLLAGVTLRDQAYSALELVWHRMTLHHIMPRGRPLPAGAGSITSEFGSRPNPFQKSESGPREAHSGVDFASAAGTPIAATAPGIVIRSIEEGGGYGKHIRIHHGLGYTTLYAHCNELFVKQGEYVRRGQIIATLGRTGRTTGNHVHYEVELGADPQIDPMEYIQLR, encoded by the coding sequence GTGAGGCTGAGCGAAAGGCTACGTTTCCGCACGCAACTGCTGCGCCGTCGGCTGGGGGAGCGCCGCCGCCGCGGCTGGAACGGCGTCTCCATCCTGATTCTGCGCGGCGAATCGGCCGAGGCCCCGCTGACGCTGCGCATCAACTACTACGCCTTAGCCTTCGCCGGGGCCCTGGCGCTGGTAGCGCCGGCGGCGGCCATTGCAACCATCGTCGAACGCCGCGTGGCCCAATCGGAGCGCATTCGGGTGGCTGAATCGCGACGCTCCTTGCTCAATCTGATGAGCAGTTTGACGCGCGAAAAAGAGCGAATGATTGAGCGCGCCGGCGAACAGAGCGCCGAAATCCGCGGGATTTCCTACGCCGAGACTGATGAGGGCGAGGCGGTCAATTTCCCGCGCCCCAGCGCCCCCGACGACGGCGCCCCGGCGGCGGACCGCCTGAGCTATGACCTGGCCATTTCACGGCGCATGAACCTGCTGGCGGGGGTCACGCTTCGCGATCAGGCCTACAGTGCGCTGGAACTGGTCTGGCACCGCATGACTCTACACCACATCATGCCCCGCGGACGTCCGCTGCCGGCGGGCGCCGGTTCCATTACTTCGGAATTTGGCTCGCGGCCCAATCCATTCCAGAAAAGCGAAAGCGGTCCGCGCGAAGCGCATTCCGGCGTGGACTTTGCTTCCGCCGCCGGCACTCCCATTGCGGCTACCGCGCCGGGCATTGTCATTCGCTCTATCGAGGAAGGCGGCGGCTATGGCAAACACATCCGCATCCACCACGGACTTGGCTATACCACTCTCTATGCGCATTGCAATGAACTGTTTGTCAAGCAAGGCGAATACGTTCGACGCGGTCAGATCATCGCCACCCTCGGTCGCACTGGCCGTACGACGGGCAACCATGTGCACTACGAAGTGGAACTTGGCGCCGATCCACAAATCGATCCGATGGAATATATCCAGTTGCGCTGA
- a CDS encoding response regulator, which produces MSNLEELQQRLSLIFQEEAQERVARLESALFELRQNPLARAALQSAYLEAHSIKGAARSAGVRAIERICQGLESQLSLYRNEERSCTPEAAELALEGCQAIKDALLRATKGEAIDSGAYAQLLRRLDVVGSGESGDRPAAEPERSIAPAANPGPPVIAPALESAMRIPVERVHNLLRRADEWIVGGEAMASPRTSLEELRQLLRRVETKAAAAVEVREHAALAATPSVGQALPWQLQARQLLRLIDRQLVELSKGMRSHGAAFRESARALLVLPAHDWLELLRLSIESLAREQGCKVQVSVAGGDIEADRMILEEMRTPLLHLLRNAIAHGVETLAERLAAGKGEALQIALRLALEPGARLLISVADDGRGLDAPALRRRAVAMGIIEQSEAELLDEARSFNLIFHPGLSTRQNVDEVSGRGVGMSIVRDAVDRLGGNIQIHSQPGKGAEFVLRLPSRMSAFRAIVVGVGLERFCIPATAVLRVQKLDRTQLADAGQGASLLWQGAAIPACELGAALGVASAAESDGHIAVIVSSHGSMAALLVDALLDEREILLHGLGSLAPDVHCISGVADCGDGTLAPVLHIPQLIADAAMRPCAARAAASRAAARILLVEDSVTSRALLLGILEDAGYQVTAAVNGREATAALEAEQFELVVSDVEMPEMDGILLTEYIRRRPEWDKIPVILVTSRASPEDRRRGMQAGANAYVSKLSFDQAELLGAIRNVVSV; this is translated from the coding sequence ATGAGCAACCTGGAAGAACTACAACAGCGCTTGTCGCTGATCTTCCAGGAGGAGGCGCAGGAGCGCGTCGCTCGCCTGGAATCGGCTTTGTTCGAGTTGCGCCAGAATCCGCTGGCTCGCGCCGCGCTGCAGTCGGCCTATCTCGAAGCGCACAGCATCAAGGGAGCGGCGCGCTCCGCCGGAGTTCGCGCCATAGAACGAATCTGCCAGGGATTGGAATCGCAGCTTTCGTTGTATCGCAACGAGGAGCGTAGTTGCACCCCGGAAGCGGCCGAGCTTGCGCTGGAAGGATGTCAGGCCATCAAGGACGCGCTGCTTCGCGCAACCAAGGGGGAAGCAATCGATAGCGGCGCGTATGCACAGTTGCTGCGTCGTCTGGATGTTGTCGGAAGCGGCGAATCAGGCGATCGTCCTGCTGCTGAACCAGAGCGTTCCATCGCGCCAGCTGCGAATCCTGGGCCGCCGGTCATCGCGCCTGCGCTGGAGTCGGCCATGCGCATCCCTGTGGAACGGGTGCACAATCTGCTGCGACGAGCGGATGAGTGGATCGTGGGCGGCGAGGCCATGGCCAGCCCGCGCACTTCGCTGGAAGAATTGCGCCAATTGTTGCGGAGGGTGGAAACAAAGGCGGCAGCCGCCGTGGAGGTGCGAGAGCATGCTGCGCTGGCGGCGACTCCGTCCGTTGGGCAGGCGCTTCCATGGCAGTTGCAGGCGCGACAGTTGTTACGCCTCATCGATCGGCAGCTGGTCGAATTGAGCAAAGGGATGCGATCGCACGGCGCTGCCTTTCGCGAGAGCGCCAGAGCGCTGCTGGTGCTTCCCGCCCACGATTGGCTGGAGCTATTGCGTTTGAGCATCGAGAGCCTGGCGCGGGAGCAAGGATGTAAGGTGCAGGTCAGCGTCGCTGGCGGCGACATCGAAGCAGACCGCATGATCCTCGAGGAAATGCGAACTCCGCTGTTGCACCTCCTGCGCAATGCTATTGCTCATGGCGTAGAAACGCTGGCCGAACGCCTGGCCGCCGGAAAAGGCGAGGCCCTGCAAATCGCTCTGCGGCTGGCGCTCGAACCGGGTGCGCGGCTGTTGATCTCCGTAGCTGATGATGGTCGCGGGCTGGACGCTCCAGCTTTGCGACGACGAGCCGTCGCCATGGGAATCATCGAGCAGTCGGAGGCGGAGCTGCTTGATGAAGCGCGGTCTTTCAACTTGATCTTTCATCCTGGTCTCAGTACGCGTCAGAATGTCGATGAGGTTTCGGGGCGCGGCGTGGGCATGTCCATCGTTCGCGACGCTGTTGATCGGCTCGGCGGCAACATCCAGATTCACTCACAGCCAGGCAAAGGAGCGGAGTTCGTGCTGCGACTGCCGTCGCGGATGTCCGCCTTCCGCGCTATCGTGGTGGGCGTGGGACTGGAGCGATTTTGCATTCCGGCCACCGCCGTCCTTCGTGTTCAGAAGCTGGACCGCACGCAGTTGGCGGATGCTGGCCAGGGCGCCAGTTTGCTCTGGCAGGGGGCCGCAATTCCGGCCTGCGAGCTTGGCGCAGCGCTTGGCGTGGCGTCGGCGGCCGAGTCTGATGGGCACATTGCCGTGATCGTGAGCAGTCATGGAAGCATGGCCGCTTTACTTGTTGATGCGCTGCTTGACGAACGCGAGATATTGCTACACGGCCTTGGCAGTCTGGCGCCAGATGTTCATTGTATCAGCGGCGTCGCCGATTGTGGCGATGGAACACTGGCCCCGGTCCTGCATATTCCTCAACTAATTGCGGACGCCGCCATGCGCCCCTGCGCCGCGCGCGCCGCAGCCTCGCGGGCGGCCGCTCGCATTCTGCTGGTAGAAGATTCCGTAACCTCGCGGGCTCTGCTGCTGGGCATCCTGGAGGATGCGGGCTATCAGGTCACTGCCGCTGTCAATGGACGCGAGGCGACGGCGGCGCTGGAGGCGGAGCAATTCGAGCTGGTAGTTTCGGATGTGGAGATGCCGGAAATGGACGGCATTTTGCTGACAGAGTACATTCGTCGGAGACCAGAATGGGATAAAATTCCGGTAATCCTGGTAACTTCCAGGGCCTCGCCGGAAGATCGCCGCCGCGGAATGCAGGCCGGCGCCAATGCCTATGTTTCCAAGCTCAGCTTCGACCAGGCCGAACTGCTGGGCGCAATTCGCAATGTGGTCAGCGTATGA